The genomic DNA ATGAGGTCGTCTGTGGTTTCGGACGGACCGGGAGAATGTTCGGAATCGACCACTGGGATGCCGCCCCGGACTTGATGACGATGTCGAAGGCCATCAACAACGGTGCGATCCCGATGGGCGCTGTCGGTATGACTTCGGCCTTCGTAGAGCGGCTCGCCGCCGCCGGTCGGCCGCTGAGTCACGGCTTCACGGGCGGGGGCAATCCCGCTGCCTGCGCAGCAGCGTTGGCGACACTCGAGATCATCGAGCAGCACCAGGTGCTTGAGCATGTTCAAGACCTCGCCCGCCATACCGAAGCGGAAATGACCGCGCTGGTGAAGCGCAGCCCGCATTTCGACGGCCTGCGTGCACTCGGCATGCTTGTCGCCATCGATATCGCCGCGGACGGGGCCGAAGCGCGGACCGAGAAGATGAAGCGGATGCTCGCGAAGTTCCGTGAGATTCGGTTCATGATCCGTGGAAATCTGGCTCAGGGCTGTCTCGTCTTCGCTCCGTCGCTCACCTCAACAAAAGGCGAAGTGTCGGAAATGATCGGCTGCATCGAGCGCGGTGCCAACGAAAGCTGATCTCCCGCTCGCGTTGCGCTGGTGCTCTCAGGAACGCGCGCCAAGGGCCCGTAGTCGGACCAGCGGCCAATCACCCGAGTCGGCCCGTTCAGTGGCTCGTCACATCGAGCAAGAACCTGTTCGAGATTTCAGTTCGCTGCAGAGCACTTGGCTCAACTCATCCCAATGAGGAGATGGAAATCATGACATCGATCCACCCGACGAAGTCGATCACTGTCGAGCAGGAGCTCGACTTGCTGATCGGCGGGACGTTCGAGCGCGGGCGCGGCGAGGTGATACCCGTTACCAATCCACATACGGAGAAGGTGATTGAGGAGATCTCGGCCGCCGATCTGGATCAGGTGGATCGAGCCGTGACCACTGCGCGCGCTGGACTGGCGAACGATGAAATGGGCACTGCCGCTGAACGGTCGGCCGCCCTCCACCGACTCGCTGACGTCTTGGAAGCTCACGCGGATGAAATCCTCGCCGTATCGGTGAATGAAGTAGGCACGGCGGTCTCGACGGCCAGGGGCCTTCATGTGAATGCGCCGATCCAGCAACTTCGGTGGCTCGCCGGGGCCACTCTGGTCGACCGCACCGAGGATCTTGGCGTGTTCGACGAGGGGGCACCGGCGACTTGTTCGAGTGTGATCTACCGGCCGGCTGGCGTTGTCGCCGGAATCGCCGCCTACAACTATCCGCTCACCTTCGCCGCATTGAAGGTGGGTGCGGCGTTTGCCGCTGGATGCCCGAGCGTGTTGCTCTCCTCGCCGAACGCGCCGTTGGGGCTGTTGAACTTCGGCCGCTACGTCCACGAAGCGGGCTTCCCGGCGTCTGCTGTCAGTGTGCTCGCCGGTGGTGTCGATGTGGCCCAGCGACTGATCCGGCATCCCGATGTCGCGAAGGTGAGTTTCACCGGCTCCGTGGTCGCGGGTAGGGCTGTGATGACCGCTGCCGCCGAAGGCATCCGCGACGTGGTGTTGGAGTTGGGTGGCAAGTCGGCGGCGATCATCCTGCCCACCGCGGATGCCGTGTCGCTGGTGAGCAATATTCACTCGCGCTACCTCCGCAATGCCGGCCAGGGATGTGCATCGCCGACACGAATCCTGGTCCATGAATCGCAGTACGACGCTTTCGTCGAACGCAGCCGCGAGTACTTCGCCTCAGTTGTCGTCGGCGACCCCTGGGACCCCCGGACGTTGGTCGGGCCCGTGATCAGTGAGCGGCACCGGAAGACGGTGCTCGGCTATATCGATTCCGCGCTGCAGGACGGCGGTCAGATCCTGGCGCGAGGCCACGAACCCGCAGAACCGGGATGGTGGGTGGCACCCACACTGATCGGTGGATTGGGCAACGATGCCCGAATCAATCGCGAAGAGATCTTCGGGCCGGTCGCGACTGTCCTGACTTATCGCGACGTCGATGAGGCGATCTCGATCGCCAACGATTCTGAGTACGGCCTACACGCGACAGTGTGGGGCCCCCCAGACCAGGCTGTGGCGATAGCCCACCGGCTGGACGTGGGTCAGGTATCCATCAACGGAGGCGGCCCGAAGCGACCCGATGCTCCTAACGGTGGTTGGAAGCACAGCGGAATCGGCCGCGAGTTCGGTGAGGCAGGGATCCGGGAGTTCCTTGAGCCGGTGCACATCCAGTGGCCCATTGACTGACCCACAGAGCGTCGCAATTGATTTGGCCACCTCTAGTACTGCATCAATATCGAGCTGAAAGAAAGTTTGCGAT from Mycobacterium sp. DL440 includes the following:
- a CDS encoding aldehyde dehydrogenase family protein; the protein is MTSIHPTKSITVEQELDLLIGGTFERGRGEVIPVTNPHTEKVIEEISAADLDQVDRAVTTARAGLANDEMGTAAERSAALHRLADVLEAHADEILAVSVNEVGTAVSTARGLHVNAPIQQLRWLAGATLVDRTEDLGVFDEGAPATCSSVIYRPAGVVAGIAAYNYPLTFAALKVGAAFAAGCPSVLLSSPNAPLGLLNFGRYVHEAGFPASAVSVLAGGVDVAQRLIRHPDVAKVSFTGSVVAGRAVMTAAAEGIRDVVLELGGKSAAIILPTADAVSLVSNIHSRYLRNAGQGCASPTRILVHESQYDAFVERSREYFASVVVGDPWDPRTLVGPVISERHRKTVLGYIDSALQDGGQILARGHEPAEPGWWVAPTLIGGLGNDARINREEIFGPVATVLTYRDVDEAISIANDSEYGLHATVWGPPDQAVAIAHRLDVGQVSINGGGPKRPDAPNGGWKHSGIGREFGEAGIREFLEPVHIQWPID